A window of the Planctomycetaceae bacterium genome harbors these coding sequences:
- the glgA gene encoding glycogen synthase GlgA, translated as MNGLPAQRLRIVLAASEAVPFAKTGGLADVTGALAAALDRLGHDVVLILPDYFAVRQANSPRLPHVSSTGLKFSITMNGRVVEGSVNWTMLPGTSVRVLLIRQPEYFDRRQLYQEHGHGYVDNCERFCFFSRAVMEVCQQMVLRPDVIHCNDWQTGIIPALLHSQYSSQPGFENTASVMTIHNMAYQGRFWHFDMPLTGMDWAYFNYHQMESWGDLNLLKTGIAFSDQVTTVSPTYAKEICTPDGGYGLEGTLRHRQSDLSGILNGIDDDVWNPETDKLLPANYTFDTIAQGKATCKTALQKRLGLAERSDVPLLGMVSRMADQKGFDLVAGAAERLLSRDIQMAFLGTGDPHHESMFRQLAAAHPGKVAVEIGFDESLAHQIEAGSDMFMMPSRFEPCGLNQMYSLRYGTVPIVRNVGGLADSVTNLDIAGKSISKATGFAFNDYSRDAFAQSVEQAIDTWGKPDIWKKLVRNGMAKDWSWQRSADEYVGIYRKAQSRIAGRLSEGRC; from the coding sequence GTGAACGGGTTGCCTGCTCAGCGACTACGAATTGTACTGGCCGCCTCTGAAGCGGTGCCATTTGCGAAGACTGGCGGGCTCGCGGACGTAACCGGCGCGCTGGCCGCTGCGCTTGATCGACTAGGGCACGATGTCGTACTCATTCTGCCCGATTACTTTGCCGTTCGTCAGGCGAATTCGCCACGGCTGCCTCACGTTTCCAGTACCGGACTCAAGTTTTCGATCACGATGAATGGGCGAGTGGTTGAGGGATCCGTGAACTGGACGATGCTGCCAGGCACCTCAGTGCGTGTTCTTCTCATTCGTCAGCCGGAGTACTTTGACCGACGGCAGTTGTATCAGGAGCATGGCCATGGCTATGTCGACAACTGCGAACGCTTCTGTTTCTTCAGTCGGGCCGTAATGGAAGTTTGCCAGCAAATGGTGCTTCGGCCGGATGTCATTCACTGCAATGACTGGCAGACCGGAATCATTCCTGCTTTGCTGCACAGTCAGTATTCGTCTCAGCCGGGTTTCGAAAATACCGCCTCAGTCATGACCATTCATAATATGGCGTATCAGGGGCGGTTCTGGCACTTCGATATGCCGCTGACCGGAATGGACTGGGCCTACTTCAACTACCATCAGATGGAATCGTGGGGAGATCTGAACCTGCTGAAAACCGGTATCGCGTTTTCTGATCAGGTGACAACGGTAAGTCCAACCTATGCGAAAGAGATCTGTACGCCTGACGGGGGATATGGGCTGGAAGGAACACTACGGCATCGGCAGAGTGATTTAAGCGGAATATTAAATGGTATTGACGATGATGTCTGGAATCCGGAGACGGACAAGCTTTTGCCGGCCAACTACACTTTCGACACCATCGCACAAGGAAAAGCCACCTGCAAGACGGCCCTTCAAAAACGCCTCGGCCTTGCCGAACGATCAGACGTTCCACTGCTGGGGATGGTCTCCCGAATGGCAGACCAGAAAGGATTCGACCTTGTCGCAGGCGCAGCAGAAAGACTGCTGTCCCGGGATATTCAAATGGCTTTTCTGGGGACTGGTGATCCGCATCATGAGAGCATGTTTCGTCAACTGGCAGCTGCTCATCCCGGAAAAGTTGCAGTGGAAATTGGCTTTGATGAATCACTGGCACATCAGATTGAGGCTGGCTCGGACATGTTCATGATGCCAAGCCGCTTTGAACCATGTGGATTGAATCAAATGTATAGCCTGAGGTATGGCACCGTGCCGATCGTCCGTAACGTGGGGGGGCTCGCCGATTCGGTCACCAATCTCGACATCGCCGGAAAGTCAATTTCAAAAGCCACCGGGTTTGCATTCAACGACTACAGCAGAGATGCATTTGCTCAGAGTGTTGAACAAGCCATTGACACCTGGGGAAAGCCGGACATCTGGAAGAAACTGGTCAGGAACGGGATGGCTAAGGATTGGTCCTGGCAGCGAAGCGCTGACGAATACGTCGGCATCTATCGAAAAGCACAGTCCCGGATCGCAGGGCGGCTCTCGGAAGGCCGTTGCTGA